In Gambusia affinis linkage group LG20, SWU_Gaff_1.0, whole genome shotgun sequence, the genomic window AGTAAACACATATATTGTCACTGAAAGTACCTTACCCTATTACAACATATATTGAATTTACAATATCAAGTGTAAGTATTAGTTTAATACGTTTTATATTGAGGAAATTtgacttagaaaaatgttcattCTGCTTGGATTTGTTATTTGGCAATTTTATCTATTTGTAATCATTTCCTAAATATCAGAATTTGCaaatttttgtctgtctgatgacataatttctaaataataGGTAAAATGATCTCATCAGCCTTTTACCAGACAATACTTATTTtctcttgagtaattttttggGCAGTTTgagtcaaaatatattaaagtagTTACATTTTGACTTGGACAACATTTTTGAGTACTTTCTCCACCTCTCatcataaattataaaatttagcctttatttaaaggaactcagtgtttcagctgttaaactgttttctggacgtttgttccagatttgtgacatacagagcagaccagaaccagaagacctgagaggtccgAAAGCTGAGACTCCAACAGCAGATTTTTCATGTATTGTGGTGTTAAGCCATTCGGTGATTTAAAAACTaccaacagtattttaaagtctcttctcggagctacagggagccagtgcaGGGATTTTAGAACTGGTGTGATgtgctctgtcttcctggttttagtgagaacaccagccgcagcattctggatcagctgcagctggaggatatTTTTTGTCGTATTGATTGCAATAATCAACGAGACTAATGATAAACGggaatgagtttctctagatatTACCGAGATGTTAGTCCTCCAATTCTTGGGAATGTTCTCCAGGTGGTAGAAGGCCGACTTTATAAATGTCTTAATATgactgaatgttcaggtcagagtccatcactacactCACATTTTGAGGCAGATCACAAGTTTCTAGCTGTTCATTGACTCTAGATAATTCCTTCTAACCTCTCAGGTGTCATCCACTCATAGCTTGTACTGCTTTCAGTCTTTTTCTGGGATTTCAACCTtcgagtttttttatttttaatttttttgacaaTGGCTAAAACATCGACTGTGACATTCATCCTTTGGATTGTCGTAGCTACTGTCGGTAAGCATTAATGCTTTTATATACTACGTTTCAATCATTTTGTTTAGAAGTACTAACACCTTTTTTCTGTActagtttgacttttttgtcCTCATTATGTTAAATAATGTTTCCTCTTCCATTAATGCAGAAACAGCTGTGGTCTATGAAGACTTATAAGCAGAAGTgggaagagtaaaaaaataataaaagtataatTACTTGGATAAAATGTTCCTGAGATtcctttaaaaagtaacaaatacaGACAAATTGTACTTAACTATAGTAACACGAGAAACTGTAACCAGTTACTTTGTAACGCTCTTTATAAATGATGCAGGTGAAGAGacaatttaacaaattaattatatcaattggaaaatattgatattcttttttacatctgttgactaaaaataaaccttGGTAGCATAATGGACACAACTatgataatttttaaaataactgcctccatctgagaaaaaaaatgtaaatcccGACATTAGGATAAAAAATGAACAGTAAAATTTGTTTGCATAATTGCTATAAGTTTAGAGTTTTCAGGTTTAAGCAGAAAATAGTTATGTTAAAATAACTAAtgtttgaaaatcagaaaagtttGTGTTTAAGGATGATGCTGtttctcttgcttttcttttagtgAACTTCACAATcatatttggatttttgtttcaaaaggtATCATCTACGACGTGATGTTACCAAAGTACTGAGCTATAAACTTTGTTGTTGTGCAAGTTCTCTCCTAAACGCCTAAATGATTCACCTGAACTGGTTACGGTATGTCAGTTAATAAGAGTATAAAAACCATCAATCATTAATCATGTGtctttatttaaactgaataaaaaaaaaatggctgactCACAGCTATATACACATTTTTTAGAATCTGGGAACTAACACAATACAATAGaaagaaatatcctttattgtgtCTCGGTAGGGAAATTCCAGCACAACAACAGCAAACTGATCAGTAACTAAAGCAAGTAGATTCACACAAACATAGGAGtataaaatagacaaaaacagaattgaataaaaaaaacaacaacaatctgtTTAGTAAGAGTGAAATTCCAACATaaatactgtgcagttattaaaaatgttgtaatcCAGTACAAAGTAATGTGCAACTGTGtaggttaaattaaaaaaatatacaaaatgtgCAGGTGtatggaaaagtaaaaacagcaaGTCACAATGATATGCAAAATATGGAGTCCAGATGCAAGCAGCgctgttatttaaaattaataaaactgtgCCAATGAATGAATGCTAACATCAGTATCACAACCACAGCTACGTCATCTACAGAACCGCCTGTGTCAACCACAGAAGCTACAGCAGATTCAACACCAACAAAACCTCCAACATCTGGACCAACCACAGAAGCTACAGCAGATTCAACACCAACAAAACCTCCAACATCTGGACCAACCACAGATGCTACAGCAGATTCAACACCAACAAAACCTCCAACATCTGGACCAACCACAGATGCTACAGCAGATTCAACACCAACAAAACCTCCAACATCTGGACCAACCACAGATGCTACAGCAGATTCAACACCAACAAAACCTCCAACATCTGGACCAACCACAGAAGCTACAGCAGATTCAACACCAACAAAACCTCCAACATCTGGACCAACCACAGATGCTACAGCAGATTCAACACCAACAAAACCTCCAACATCTGGACCAACCACAGAAGCTACATCATCTTCCACACCAACAACACCACCAACATCTGGACCAATCACAGATGCTACAGCAGATTCAACACCAACAAAACCTCCAACACCTACACCAGCTTCGACAGCTACTCCACAAACAGAAACTCCACCAACAAAGGATCCAAGTCTTTCACCAAGCACAGAATCTTTCTCAACGAATGCTCCCTCCACAACACCAGAACAAACAACTACAGAACCTCCAAGTAATTCAGTTTCTTTacaaatacatatatttaaaaagctcTTTAATGAATGAAGTTCTTTAATGGTGTGTTTGTCGTTTTGTCATAATTATCAAGGTGCATGTGCTTCAAACCCATGTCACCTTGGAAGCACCTGTGAAGAACGTGCTGACCTGATTTACCTGTGCTTGTGTCTGGCTGGTGAATTTTATTATGAGAATCGAGGCTGTGATAAATGTGAGTATCTGAGTGTAAAGCAATATGGgattgttcttcttcttttagctTAGTGTAGAAACCTGTGAAGCAAGACGGTATTGACAAAATGACTTATGTTATTCATAAACAGGCTTGGGAACTGTTTATGAAACACTGATTCTATTAAAGCAATAGAATCAGTTTTTGGGGGAGTGTGGGAGATTAGAgctcttttaatttaatatatgaATGACCTTACTTCACTAAAGCTaagttaaaaaagtaattatctATCCCTTGTTTCATTGTCTGTTTAAAGGACTCAGATACAGGCATAAATTTAGAGCGTACGTTGCTGCCCCCTGCTGATCATTGTGGGGATTTGTAAAGCGTTTCAAAGTAGACTTCctcgttttaaaaaaaaagaaatgtcaaaataatgtgGAAATCATTACAGTAACTTGGAGGGCcaattgaatttaataaatattaactttCAATTAATATCTATGACTCTGAATATCAAAACTTTGTCCTAGTTTCGAGCTTCAAACTaacaactgaacaaaaactTGCAGAAATGTACTTTAACAGTCACGGTCATGACTATGAACATCAAATTTTTGACTGTaaattaaatactaaatttGTAACTCTGAATTCAAAATAATAACATGGAAACTTAAAATCATTactatgaaagaaaaatatctaaCTATTctgataataattttattctcaaattttaagtttgaaatgcaaaatgagGATTTTGAAACTGAATTATGACTGACAATCCATGCTGCCTATAAATCCCATAAATCCCAAAAccttaaacacttttttttattttaaaatactgaattctaccttgttgttttttaatgctGGAAATATGCTTTcttaagaaaaattataatgcccctcttgtatattttttctgtggTATATACCCACCACAAAATGTACTTGTATgtgtaaagaaacaaacttcATATATACACTCCAACCATTAATCATTTTGAATCCTAAAGCCCAAATGTGTTTTGTCCCTTTCAGTGTTAATGCTTTTAATTATACAGTTTGATGTTAGATTTAGTAGCTCGTTTTCTAgccatgattttatttattaaaaaataaaacctgtagTAATAGGATATATCAGGTAAATAGCAACTTATCCAGATAAATAGTAATATAACTGGCTTTTTATAgatatttaattgaaaaatgtgaTACTGTTTATTACTTAAATGTTTGTGTGGGATTTTTGTGGAAGTTTCTGACAATAACCTTGTTTTTCCAAATAGCCAAGGTTTTCCCCGGACTGCTAGTCTTGAAGAGAGCATATGATGACAAAATGGCCgacaaaacatcacaaacattTAATAAGACTGCTAGAACAATTACTGATGAGGTAAGCACTCATTTATCTTTccctgtattttattttggcccAAACATCGTGCTTAAAAAATATTGGGGAGTAATGCTGGTGTCTCCTGTATTGCActtaagattaaattaaaacatattttgttctttggCCCCAAACATTGCCTATACAAAACGCTGTTCactaaaatgctatttttaataCACAGATTGACAAAGAGTTCaagggaaaaaatgaaaaaaatggatACATTACATCTTTACTGCTGGAGCTCAAGTAAGTTTCAGAgtcaaaattgtattttctatgCATTAGTGAATACTTACAGTGTGACGTAAACTAATCCACTTTTTAGTACAATCTTCCttcattgtgacatttttccacatagggagaaaaaaacaaacacaaggtCACAGATAAACAATGTTGAAGCATCAATAGAAATAATCTATGACGTAGCTTCTGATATCAAAGAAGCAACTGTCACAGAAACGATGGGAAAGGTTGCCTGTGAAAACTGTCCCCTGGCAGAAAGTTATCAAGGTGGGTTTTATACAAATATGTTCTTATTCTGGAGATTCTAGTCTAATTTATGTCTCTCTTATTCTACATACAATACAGTTATCTTCCAGAATATTTGTTATATTAAACACAAACCATTTCTTCCACTAGAgttttgtctttgtattttttacttacttactttcTACTTacttattttaaacattcttaACATGAATGGCACCACAGCAGGcacaaaacatagaaattatGTAAGTGACAAATTTCATGATTTCTGTAATAATCTCAAGTCTGAAGATGTTCTGAAGACTGTAGCTTCCAGTGATGTTCTTGATTACATGTGAATGTTCTGTTATGAGGTTTTCTGATCTCAtcatcctttttctttcccatttgaAGTTGAAAACGCTTGCAATCCCACTGCTTGTGACAAAATATCTACAAACTGCACCCATACAAATGGCCTGTTGACATGCCAGTGTAACCACGGCTACATTAACACAAGTTACACTGACAGATTATGCATGGGTAAGGATATTTAATATCAAGAGAGCTGAAATGTGTCACTGAGCGTTAACTGTAGTGTAATTTTCTGTAGCAGCATGTCCAGCTGGTGAGAAAGTTGTGAACGGCAAATGTAAACCGTAAGTTGATCGACCAGACTGGTCGTCTGCAAGTCCAACAGATTTAAGTTAAACTATGTCTTTTGTTTCAGATGTGGCTTTGGCCGTACTGGATTTAACTGTGAGAACGGTGAGTTTATAGAAGTGAAAGTTGAAGCATGTTCATCAAGATGTTAATTTTTATGCTTTGGTTTCCAGGCAGCTTGCTTGGATTTGGTATATTGTCAAAATTCTGAGTTGGAGTGTCATATAAAGGAACTGTTTGCAAAGCTGCTCATTCAAAATACAGAATTCATGCTTCATACACAGTACAGATTcatacaaaaatattgaaattgccctgaaatttgaaactttttaatcCTCACAAACTTGTTGTAGTCTATAAAATAGTTCTCATGCGTTATTTGTATTGTCTGTTAAATTGacagcagcagaatattttgcAAGTGCAACTCACATTGGAAAAGCTCCTCTGGCTGCTGTGTGATATAGTTTGTAAAAAATACACCACTCTGAGAATTTTCAGATAATTTAAGCATTTATCAACAGTCAGGTCTTCAAATTTAAAGTTCTTGAGG contains:
- the LOC122823490 gene encoding mucin-13-like gives rise to the protein MAKTSTVTFILWIVVATVATSSTEPPVSTTEATADSTPTKPPTSGPTTEATADSTPTKPPTSGPTTDATADSTPTKPPTSGPTTDATADSTPTKPPTSGPTTDATADSTPTKPPTSGPTTEATADSTPTKPPTSGPTTDATADSTPTKPPTSGPTTEATSSSTPTTPPTSGPITDATADSTPTKPPTPTPASTATPQTETPPTKDPSLSPSTESFSTNAPSTTPEQTTTEPPSACASNPCHLGSTCEERADLIYLCLCLAGEFYYENRGCDKSKVFPGLLVLKRAYDDKMADKTSQTFNKTARTITDEIDKEFKGKNEKNGYITSLLLELK